The Pan paniscus chromosome 3, NHGRI_mPanPan1-v2.0_pri, whole genome shotgun sequence genome includes a window with the following:
- the UTP3 gene encoding something about silencing protein 10, whose amino-acid sequence MVGRSRRRGAAKWAAVRAKAGPTLTDENGDDLGLPPSPGDTSYYQDQVDDFHEARSRAALAKGWNEVQSGDEEDGEEEEEEVLALDMDDEDDEDGGSAGEEEEEENADDDGGSSVQSEAEASVDPSLSWGQRKKLYYDTDYGSKSRGRQSQQEAEEEEREEEEEAQIIQRRLAQALQEDDFGVAWVEAFAKPVPQVDEAETRVVKDLAKVSVKEKLKMLRKESPELLELIEDLKVKLTEVKDELEPLLELVEQGIIPPGKGSQYLRTKYNLYLNYCSNISFYLILKARRVPAHGHPVIERLVTYRNLINKLSVVDQKLSSEIRHLLTLKDDAVKKELIPKAKSTKPKPKSVSKTSAAACAVTDLSDDSDFDEKAKLKYYKEIEDRQKLKRKKEENSTEEQALEDQNAKRAITYQIAKNRGLTPRRKKIDRNPRVKHREKFRRAKIRRRGQVREVRKEEQRYSGELSGIRAGVKKSIKLK is encoded by the coding sequence ATGGTGGGGAGATCCCGGCGGCGCGGAGCAGCTAAGTGGGCAGCTGTGCGAGCCAAGGCAGGTCCCACGCTCACCGACGAAAATGGAGATGATTTAGGATTGCCACCCTCACCAGGGGACACCAGCTACTACCAAGATCAGGTAGATGACTTTCATGAGGCACGATCCCGGGCCGCCTTAGCTAAGGGCTGGAATGAAGTACAGAGTGGAGACGAGGAGGAtggcgaggaggaggaggaggaggtgctaGCCCTAGATATGGACGATGAGGACGACGAAGATGGAGGGAGtgcgggggaggaggaggaggaggagaatgccGATGATGATGGTGGGAGCTCCGTGCAAAGTGAAGCTGAGGCCTCTGTGGATCCCAGTTTGTCGTGGGGTCAGAGGAAAAAACTTTACTATGACACGGACTATGGTTCCAAGTCCCGAGGCCGGCAGAGTcaacaggaggcagaggaggaggaaagagaggaggaggaggaggcacagATCATTCAGCGGCGCCTAGCCCAAGCGCTGCAAGAGGATGATTTTGGTGTCGCCTGGGTTGAGGCCTTTGCAAAACCAGTGCCTCAGGTAGATGAGGCTGAGACACGGGTTGTGAAGGATTTGGCTAAAGTTTCAGTGAAAGAGAAGCTGAAAATGTTGCGAAAGGAATCACCAGAACTCTTGGAGCTGATAGAAGACCTGAAAGTCAAGTTGACAGAGGTTAAGGATGAGCTGGAGCCATTGTTAGAGTTGGTGGAACAAGGGATCATTCCACCCGGAAAAGGAAGCCAATACTTGAGGACCAAGTACAACCTCTACTTGAATTATTGCTCGAACATCAGTTTTTATTTGATCCTGAAAGCTAGGAGAGTCCCAGCACATGGACATCCTGTCATAGAAAGGCTTGTTACCTACCGAAATTTGATCAACAAGCTGTCCGTTGTGGATCAGAAGCTGTCCTCAGAAATTCGTCATCTGTTGACACTTAAGGATGATGCTGTAAAGAAAGAACTGATTCCGAAAGCAAAATCCACCAAGCCCAAACCAAAGTCTGTTTCAAAGACTTCTGCTGCTGCCTGTGCTGTTACAGATCTTTCTGATGATTCTGATTTTGATGAAAAAGCTAAACTGAAGtactataaagaaatagaagacaggcaaaagctaaagagaaagaaagaagaaaatagcacTGAAGAACAGGCTCTTGAAGATCAAAATGCAAAGAGAGCTATTACCTATCAAATTGCTAAAAATAGGGGACTTACTCCTAGGAGAAAGAAGATTGATCGCAATCCCAGAGTGAAACACAGGGAGAAGTTCAGAAGAGCCAAAATTAGAAGAAGAGGCCAGGTTCGTGAAGTTCGTAAAGAAGAGCAACGTTATAGTGGTGAATTATCTGGCATTCGTGCAGGAGTTAAAAAGAGCATTAAGCTTAAATGA